A genomic stretch from Aedes albopictus strain Foshan chromosome 2, AalbF5, whole genome shotgun sequence includes:
- the LOC109407308 gene encoding protein escargot — translation MPTSIMQKNYSNCPLKKRPVFIREEEDKHDSESDMEPENLSTKPEDLSMKKKKARSESPVPVVIKAEDTLPTPPPSSSPDPTEIKSPISVPTPIYGSHPSIYYPPSRSPNSPAEPLHNFYKSAPNVYPGYPHFPYPMPYPSDLYNLAYHHHISPPRSEPLSPYGQRESSVSPPHPSLYTRQDSISPPTMVPAYPASELRINQNNNIIKSESFARQHRYMPYSLSHHHQLMMPVEHPTLSPTSSHTSFNSYLSSNRSLSPARSSPSTVSEENNNNTSSASILTEKSTSNSNIQKVKSEKSSDKSSGGFSGAPRYQCPDCGKSYSTYSGLSKHQQFHCPAAEGNQAQKIFVCKECDKPYKTLGALKMHIRTHTLPCKCNLCDKAFSRPWLLQGHIRTHTGEKPFICKLCSRAFADRSNLRAHQQTHEDVKRFKCPSCTKSFSRLPLLTKHTESGCPGIQLGSQGVPGSPSSHSNPDDKYIPTVLPHSNIACY, via the exons ATGCCAACATCCATCATGCAGAAGAACTATAGCAATTGCCCGCTGAAAAAGCGACCAGTCTTCATTCGCGAGGAGGAAGACAAACATG ACTCCGAATCTGACATGGAACCAGAAAACCTCAGCACAAAGCCAGAGGATCTTTCCATGAAAAAGAAAAAGGCTCGTTCAGAGTCTCCAGTGCCTGTTGTGATCAAAGCTGAAGACACTTTGCCAACGCCACCACCATCCTCCTCTCCCGATCCAACTGAAATCAAATCACCGATTTCAGTTCCAACCCCGATCTACGGATCACACCCATCTATCTACTACCCACCTTCAAGATCTCCAAACTCCCCCGCCGAGCCACTGCACAACTTTTACAAATCCGCACCCAATGTATATCCTGGATATCCTCATTTCCCATACCCAATGCCATATCCTTCCGACTTGTACAACTTGGCGTACCATCACCACATCTCGCCACCACGATCGGAGCCACTGTCTCCGTACGGCCAGCGTGAAAGTTCGGTATCGCCTCCACATCCTTCGCTGTATACCCGCCAGGATTCGATCTCACCGCCCACCATGGTTCCGGCCTACCCAGCCTCTGAGCTGCGAATAAACCAGAACAACAACATCATCAAGTCGGAGTCCTTCGCCCGTCAACACCGTTACATGCCCTACAGTCTCAGCCATCATCATCAGCTCATGATGCCTGTAGAACATCCCACGCTATCGCCAACCTCCAGCCACACCTCGTTCAATTCGTACCTCTCGTCAAATCGATCGCTTTCACCGGCACGCTCCAGTCCATCGACTGTTTCCGAGGAGAACAACAATAACACCTCATCCGCATCGATCCTTACCGAAAAGTCCACCTCCAACTCCAACATCCAGAAAGTGAAAAGTGAGAAGTCCAGTGACAAATCCAGTGGTGGTTTCAGTGGTGCTCCACGATACCAGTGCCCAGACTGTGGCAAATCCTACTCGACCTACTCCGGTCTGTCGAAGCACCAGCAGTTCCACTGCCCAGCCGCCGAAGGTAACCAGGCACAGAAGATCTTCGTTTGCAAGGAGTGCGACAAACCGTACAAAACCCTAGGAGCCCTGAAGATGCACATCCGTACCCATACGCTTCCCTGCAAGTGCAACCTCTGTGATAAGGCTTTCTCGCGACCGTGGCTGCTGCAAGGCCACATCCGAACCCACACCGGCGAGAAACCGTTCATCTGCAAGCTCTGCTCTCGAGCCTTTGCCGATCGGTCCAACCTGCGAGCCCACCAGCAGACCCACGAAGATGTCAAGCGCTTCAAGTGCCCATCATGTACGAAATCTTTCTCGCGGTTACCTCTGCTCACCAAACACACCGAAAGCGGATGCCCTGGAATCCAGTTGGGCTCCCAAGGCGTTCCCGGATCTCCCTCGTCGCATTCAAACCCGGACGATAAGTACATTCCAACGGTGTTACCGCACAGTAACATCGCCTGCTACTAA